A region from the Desulfocurvibacter africanus subsp. africanus DSM 2603 genome encodes:
- a CDS encoding DUF6653 family protein, producing the protein MADKLTFGREIGKRTGSIRKDTTADWPIRPAEVWVRLGAVPMLLAAVWSHARLGWLPSLGLIMAVVGMALALPRLQPVVRQPTSWAARVCLAERLWFGPGRAELPLDNQPALRFLFSFSMTTLVGAVLTSALNLLDSTILLAATSLSARLVFQALLVGSLRR; encoded by the coding sequence ATGGCGGACAAGCTGACTTTTGGGCGGGAAATTGGAAAGCGGACTGGAAGCATTCGGAAAGACACCACGGCCGATTGGCCGATTCGGCCCGCCGAGGTCTGGGTACGGCTTGGGGCCGTGCCGATGCTCCTGGCTGCGGTCTGGTCGCACGCGCGGTTGGGTTGGCTCCCAAGCCTTGGACTCATTATGGCCGTGGTCGGCATGGCCTTGGCCCTGCCTCGGCTCCAGCCGGTCGTAAGGCAGCCAACGAGCTGGGCAGCCAGGGTATGCCTGGCGGAGCGCCTCTGGTTCGGCCCTGGGCGAGCCGAGCTGCCCTTGGACAATCAGCCCGCCTTGCGCTTTCTGTTCAGCTTCTCCATGACCACGCTCGTGGGCGCGGTCCTGACTTCGGCGCTCAACCTCCTGGACTCCACCATCCTGCTTGCCGCCACATCCCTGTCGGCCAGGCTGGTTTTCCAGGCTCTGTTGGTCGGATCGCTGCGGCGCTGA
- a CDS encoding CRISPR-associated endonuclease Cas3'': MPLYAHSSPMLASEQWQDLSEHLQAVADMAGEFAETFGGHDWAHTAGLLHDVGKCQPKFQKYLINTAQESFRGKSGVDHSTVGAKLAASAATLGKLLAYCLAGHHGGLPDGTGNSGSTLDAPCGTRESRCAVKGNL; the protein is encoded by the coding sequence ATGCCTCTTTACGCCCATTCCTCTCCCATGCTTGCGAGCGAACAATGGCAGGATTTATCCGAGCATCTGCAGGCCGTGGCCGACATGGCCGGTGAATTCGCCGAGACATTCGGCGGCCATGACTGGGCTCATACGGCCGGTCTGCTGCACGATGTGGGCAAGTGCCAGCCAAAATTTCAAAAGTATCTCATCAATACGGCCCAGGAGTCCTTCCGGGGCAAGAGCGGCGTGGACCACTCCACGGTCGGAGCCAAGCTGGCGGCTTCGGCGGCCACTCTGGGCAAGCTATTGGCCTACTGCCTTGCCGGCCATCATGGCGGGCTGCCGGATGGGACCGGCAACAGCGGCTCCACGCTGGATGCGCCCTGCGGAACGCGAGAAAGCAGATGTGCTGTTAAGGGTAACCTGTAA
- the cas5c gene encoding type I-C CRISPR-associated protein Cas5c: MKNSVSFTVRGSFALFTDPLTRIGGEKCSYHIPTYEALKGIAKSIYWKPTFIWVIDKVRVMKRIQTQTKGVKPIKMHGVYPSLHIPGKKNESLHELSIYTYLRDVEYQVSAHFEWNQHRKDLDTDRIDGKHYECAKRMILKGGRQDVFLGTRECQGYVEPCTFGEGPSELDNAGELALGLMFHGFDYPDESGMDMLRARFWRPTMRNGVIDFPRPEGCPLVHDVRPMLPCPPALNQDKECEE; this comes from the coding sequence ATGAAGAACAGCGTTTCCTTCACAGTAAGGGGGAGTTTTGCCCTTTTCACAGATCCTCTGACACGCATCGGGGGCGAAAAGTGCTCCTACCATATCCCGACGTACGAGGCTCTCAAGGGCATCGCCAAGTCCATCTATTGGAAGCCTACATTCATCTGGGTGATTGATAAAGTTCGCGTGATGAAGCGCATTCAGACTCAGACAAAAGGCGTAAAACCCATCAAGATGCATGGCGTTTATCCTAGCCTGCACATTCCAGGAAAAAAGAATGAATCCTTGCATGAACTTTCCATCTACACCTATCTACGTGATGTAGAATACCAAGTATCGGCTCATTTTGAATGGAACCAGCATCGTAAGGATTTGGACACTGATCGGATAGACGGCAAGCATTACGAATGCGCCAAGCGCATGATCCTGAAAGGCGGTCGACAAGATGTCTTTCTGGGAACTCGGGAATGTCAGGGATATGTCGAGCCTTGCACATTCGGTGAGGGGCCAAGCGAACTAGACAATGCAGGTGAGCTGGCGCTGGGCCTCATGTTCCACGGCTTCGACTATCCGGATGAGTCTGGCATGGACATGCTTCGGGCGCGATTCTGGCGACCAACGATGAGAAATGGTGTCATTGATTTCCCCCGCCCTGAGGGATGTCCACTTGTCCACGACGTACGGCCAATGCTCCCCTGCCCGCCAGCCCTGAATCAGGACAAGGAGTGTGAAGAATGA
- a CDS encoding ATP-binding protein codes for MARRLSLRTRIYVPLSALVLVALVGALVTVWYTVRLQTMVTELLERDVAALTAAEELAGALVAQKGFATYYFLTGDAVWLKRLDERSREFEAQLETTRQNPTMPQGRSLLNEIEAEYVRYAAERGQVLELYASGKRQAGANLHWDVRDRFNRIYSLCQEYKELHKRNIADIQERSRSRARTLAAIAWAAVPGAGLMGLGLFWVLYRQVLEPLRRLAAGVAQAEGDRLAEAHPSRDEVSDLTDRVRGLITDVDTVHMQLRESREVLAQSEKLAVVGKLAAGVAHSIRNPLTSVKMRLYTLQRTLHLDDAQKEDFEVISEEVGQIDGIVRSFLEFARPPKLVVRPVSLSDVVDSTLALLRHKLESYHVDVLVEREGPLPEVMADPEQVKEVLVNLVLNACEAMGVGGTITISEEEGHIAPQGRVTLLRISDTGPGVPETVRGRIFEPFFTTKEEGSGLGLAIAARIMTEHGGWLHLASGQGRGATFVVGMPAKESGKWLRS; via the coding sequence ATGGCACGACGCTTGAGCCTGCGCACGCGCATCTATGTACCGCTGAGCGCGCTGGTGCTGGTGGCCCTGGTGGGCGCGCTGGTCACGGTCTGGTACACGGTCAGGCTGCAGACCATGGTTACGGAGCTCCTGGAGCGCGACGTGGCGGCCCTGACCGCGGCCGAGGAACTGGCCGGGGCTCTGGTGGCCCAGAAGGGCTTTGCCACCTACTATTTCCTGACGGGCGACGCCGTCTGGCTGAAACGGCTGGACGAGCGCAGCCGGGAGTTCGAAGCCCAGCTCGAGACGACGCGCCAGAATCCGACCATGCCGCAAGGCAGGTCGTTGCTCAACGAGATCGAGGCCGAGTACGTGCGCTATGCCGCCGAGCGCGGCCAGGTGCTTGAGCTGTACGCCTCCGGAAAGCGCCAGGCCGGCGCGAATCTGCACTGGGACGTGCGCGACCGGTTCAACCGCATCTATTCCTTGTGCCAGGAGTACAAGGAACTGCACAAACGCAACATCGCGGACATACAGGAGCGCTCCCGCTCCCGTGCCAGGACCTTGGCAGCCATTGCCTGGGCCGCCGTGCCGGGCGCGGGGCTCATGGGCCTGGGGCTGTTTTGGGTGCTCTACCGCCAGGTGCTGGAGCCTTTGCGCAGGCTGGCCGCCGGCGTGGCTCAGGCCGAAGGCGACCGCCTGGCCGAGGCTCATCCGTCACGGGACGAGGTGAGCGACCTCACGGATCGCGTGCGTGGGCTCATCACGGACGTGGATACAGTGCACATGCAACTGCGCGAGAGCCGCGAGGTGCTGGCCCAGTCCGAGAAACTGGCCGTGGTGGGCAAGCTTGCCGCCGGTGTGGCCCACTCCATCCGCAATCCGCTGACCTCCGTGAAGATGCGCCTGTACACGCTGCAGCGCACCCTGCATCTGGATGATGCGCAAAAGGAAGATTTCGAGGTAATATCCGAAGAGGTCGGCCAGATCGACGGCATCGTGCGCAGTTTCCTGGAGTTCGCCAGGCCGCCCAAGCTCGTCGTGCGGCCCGTGAGCCTCTCGGACGTGGTGGACTCCACGCTGGCCCTGCTCAGGCACAAGCTTGAGTCATACCATGTGGACGTGCTCGTGGAGCGCGAGGGCCCGCTGCCCGAGGTCATGGCCGATCCGGAGCAGGTCAAGGAAGTGCTCGTGAACCTGGTGCTCAATGCCTGCGAGGCCATGGGCGTGGGCGGAACCATCACCATCTCCGAGGAGGAGGGCCACATCGCTCCCCAGGGCCGGGTGACGTTGCTGCGCATCTCCGACACCGGGCCGGGCGTGCCCGAAACCGTGCGCGGTCGCATCTTCGAGCCGTTCTTCACCACCAAGGAAGAGGGCTCGGGGCTGGGCCTGGCCATCGCCGCGCGCATCATGACCGAGCATGGCGGCTGGCTGCACCTGGCATCGGGGCAGGGCAGGGGGGCCACCTTCGTGGTGGGCATGCCGGCCAAGGAGAGCGGAAAATGGCTCAGATCCTGA
- the cas8c gene encoding type I-C CRISPR-associated protein Cas8c/Csd1: MSWMQKLVETYHKCASLVGDYSEKTPLIPIFHTLQNAHIHVSVNERSELVRAEIVEENNRTIIPATEESAGRTSGYTPHPLFDKLQYVAKDYAKLGGDKRCKEQNTKKEIECFYLYSKLLNDWCESEHGHHKVQIVLSYLLKGTLIQDLMSHSIIVPDEAGMPYRKWPKAKSPIPSIYRILPPNSADQLEAFVRFSVEIPEDPIAHLWEDRSVWESWIAYYRQIRVERGQCYVTGNVELLAEQHPARIRHAADGAKLISSNDKEGFTYRGRFTDAEQACSVGIETSHKAHAALRWLIARQGGRNGELATVAWAVGRETSAPNPLYDTAKLFKSSPNAEVGASKPYTAQEFGRKFRLLVQGYGASLGATDDIVVMALNAASTGRLAIKFYRELTGSEFLERLEAWHTGCAWPWKIDADEKRLYICAPSPKDIARAAYGRSILGKAGGKLLEATVERLLPCIVDGAPLPRDLTEACCRRACNRAGFEKQAGGTTRKGGKPTEQAMTWHETLGVACATYRYFHKEENYQMALEHDRRNRDYLYGRLLSLADYLEGAALNAAGEKRETNAARYTQRFADHPFSTWRTIDLNLRPYRSRLSTNKRPLLTKLEKSFDEVMCLFSTEDFTSDERLSGEFLIGYYCQRAELFRSKEAAVDTLLDELQAPDADVPEDENSEEE, translated from the coding sequence ATGAGCTGGATGCAGAAACTCGTGGAGACTTACCATAAGTGTGCGAGCTTAGTGGGGGACTATTCGGAAAAGACGCCGCTTATCCCCATTTTCCATACGCTGCAAAATGCTCACATCCATGTGAGCGTGAATGAACGATCCGAACTCGTTCGTGCGGAAATCGTGGAGGAGAATAATCGTACCATCATTCCTGCAACAGAAGAATCAGCAGGGCGTACTAGCGGATACACACCGCACCCACTTTTCGATAAGTTGCAATATGTTGCAAAGGATTATGCAAAGTTGGGTGGAGATAAGCGCTGCAAGGAACAAAACACTAAAAAGGAAATAGAATGCTTTTATCTGTATTCAAAACTGCTTAATGATTGGTGCGAGTCCGAGCATGGACACCATAAGGTGCAGATAGTCTTGTCTTATTTGTTAAAAGGTACTTTGATTCAAGATCTGATGAGTCACAGCATCATAGTGCCAGACGAGGCCGGCATGCCGTACCGGAAGTGGCCGAAGGCAAAGAGCCCGATCCCGAGTATTTATCGTATCCTACCGCCTAACAGTGCCGACCAGCTCGAAGCCTTTGTCCGGTTCTCGGTGGAAATCCCCGAGGACCCCATTGCCCACCTTTGGGAGGACAGATCCGTCTGGGAGAGCTGGATCGCTTACTATAGACAAATTCGAGTTGAAAGAGGGCAATGCTACGTCACGGGAAATGTGGAGCTGCTCGCCGAACAGCATCCGGCTAGAATTCGCCATGCCGCCGACGGGGCTAAGCTCATCTCCTCCAACGATAAAGAAGGGTTTACCTACCGCGGGCGGTTCACGGACGCAGAGCAGGCATGCAGCGTCGGCATCGAAACTTCGCACAAGGCCCATGCCGCCTTGCGTTGGCTCATCGCCAGACAGGGCGGCAGAAACGGAGAACTGGCTACTGTAGCCTGGGCCGTAGGAAGGGAGACATCGGCACCCAACCCGCTCTACGACACCGCCAAGCTCTTCAAATCATCCCCCAATGCCGAGGTGGGTGCATCCAAACCATACACTGCCCAGGAATTCGGCCGGAAGTTCCGGTTGCTCGTTCAGGGCTACGGGGCCTCGCTCGGAGCGACCGACGATATAGTGGTTATGGCCCTGAACGCGGCCTCGACGGGGCGATTAGCAATCAAGTTCTACCGCGAACTGACCGGCTCGGAGTTCCTGGAGCGGCTTGAGGCTTGGCATACCGGCTGCGCTTGGCCTTGGAAGATTGATGCAGACGAGAAGCGTCTCTACATCTGCGCACCCTCTCCAAAAGACATCGCCCGAGCTGCCTATGGCAGGTCTATCTTAGGCAAGGCAGGGGGGAAACTGTTGGAGGCGACGGTGGAACGGCTGCTGCCCTGCATCGTGGATGGCGCTCCCCTCCCGAGGGACCTCACAGAGGCCTGCTGCCGCAGGGCCTGCAATCGCGCCGGTTTTGAGAAGCAGGCCGGGGGAACGACGCGCAAAGGCGGCAAACCGACTGAACAGGCAATGACTTGGCATGAAACCCTTGGCGTCGCCTGTGCCACATACCGATACTTCCACAAAGAGGAGAACTATCAAATGGCCCTCGAACACGATCGAAGAAATAGAGATTACCTCTACGGAAGATTGCTCTCCCTCGCTGACTATCTTGAAGGTGCGGCTCTGAACGCTGCCGGTGAGAAGCGCGAAACAAACGCAGCCAGATATACGCAACGTTTCGCTGATCATCCTTTTTCCACTTGGCGGACAATTGATCTTAATTTGCGGCCTTACAGATCACGTCTGTCGACGAATAAGAGACCGCTGCTTACAAAACTTGAAAAGAGCTTCGATGAAGTCATGTGTCTTTTCTCCACCGAGGACTTCACCTCCGACGAACGGCTCTCTGGTGAATTTCTCATAGGCTATTACTGCCAACGCGCGGAGCTTTTCAGGAGTAAAGAAGCAGCGGTCGATACCCTTCTCGATGAACTTCAAGCGCCTGATGCAGATGTCCCGGAAGATGAAAACTCTGAGGAAGAATAA
- a CDS encoding sulfite exporter TauE/SafE family protein has product MDTLTLVAITAAAGFAGFTQGFAGFGSTLVALPLLGMVLDVRTAVPVGCLMALAINVVLVARLRSHVQRRPLGWLVAASLPGMAVGAWMVGIAPEGLLKGLLGASVLLVALHSLRPDQPRAPFRKEWIAVAGLLAGCLGVCIGINGPPIVAWAARQPWSRNALKATLTSYFLLAGIGIVGVQTANGLITRHVLLLFVVAMPALAAGLWAGGAYCGRLNDTAFRRCVLALLAITGATLLWQVMAVA; this is encoded by the coding sequence ATGGATACCCTTACGCTGGTCGCCATCACGGCCGCCGCGGGCTTCGCGGGATTCACCCAGGGCTTTGCAGGGTTCGGCTCGACCCTCGTGGCCTTGCCTTTGCTGGGAATGGTGCTTGATGTGCGCACGGCGGTACCGGTCGGCTGCCTGATGGCCCTGGCCATCAACGTCGTGCTCGTGGCGCGCCTTCGCAGTCACGTCCAGCGTCGGCCGCTGGGATGGCTGGTCGCTGCATCGCTGCCGGGAATGGCTGTCGGGGCCTGGATGGTGGGCATTGCTCCGGAGGGATTGCTCAAGGGGCTGCTTGGCGCGTCCGTGCTTCTGGTCGCCTTGCACTCCTTGCGGCCCGACCAGCCCAGGGCTCCCTTCCGCAAGGAGTGGATCGCGGTCGCCGGACTCCTGGCAGGCTGTCTCGGCGTGTGCATCGGCATCAACGGGCCGCCCATCGTAGCCTGGGCAGCGCGCCAACCCTGGAGCCGAAACGCCCTCAAGGCGACACTGACCAGCTATTTTCTGCTGGCCGGGATAGGCATAGTGGGTGTGCAAACAGCGAACGGGCTAATCACGCGGCATGTGCTGTTATTATTTGTCGTAGCCATGCCGGCCCTTGCGGCAGGATTGTGGGCTGGCGGTGCCTATTGCGGCAGGCTGAACGATACGGCCTTTCGCCGCTGCGTGCTTGCCTTGCTGGCCATAACGGGTGCCACCCTGCTGTGGCAGGTGATGGCGGTTGCCTGA
- the cas7c gene encoding type I-C CRISPR-associated protein Cas7/Csd2 has protein sequence MSLSNKIDFAVVFRVANANPNGDPLNGNRPRINYDGKGEVSDVCLKRKMRDRLQEIGHAIFVQSDDRRIDSFKSLKARADSVIKDYSKPEQVIETACKTWFDVRAFGQIFSFAGKKKDAEKGSGVSIPVRGPVSIHPAFSLTPVSVTSTQITRSVSLEEEVKRGSDTMGMKHRVDHGVYLFYGAMNPQLAGRTGFSDEDAEVIKKVLPQLFDNDASSARPEGSMEVLKVYWWKHNSPSGQYSSAKVHGSLKVETLAHGDVEYSLTELAGLKPEVIAGS, from the coding sequence ATGAGCCTCAGCAACAAAATCGACTTCGCCGTGGTCTTCCGTGTCGCCAACGCCAATCCCAACGGCGATCCCCTCAACGGCAATCGCCCAAGGATCAACTATGATGGCAAGGGCGAGGTTTCGGATGTCTGTCTCAAGCGCAAGATGCGAGATAGGCTCCAAGAGATAGGGCATGCCATTTTCGTTCAGTCCGATGACCGGCGCATTGATAGCTTCAAAAGCCTCAAAGCCCGCGCCGACAGTGTCATCAAGGATTATTCAAAGCCGGAGCAGGTGATTGAAACCGCTTGTAAGACCTGGTTCGATGTGCGCGCCTTCGGCCAGATTTTCTCCTTCGCCGGCAAGAAGAAAGACGCTGAGAAGGGTTCCGGCGTTTCCATTCCTGTTCGCGGGCCGGTTTCGATCCACCCCGCTTTCAGTCTGACACCAGTCAGCGTCACCAGTACGCAGATCACTCGAAGTGTCAGCCTGGAGGAAGAGGTCAAGCGTGGATCGGATACCATGGGCATGAAACATCGCGTGGATCATGGGGTCTACCTCTTCTACGGCGCCATGAATCCACAGTTGGCTGGAAGGACTGGTTTCAGTGATGAGGATGCCGAGGTTATCAAGAAGGTTTTGCCCCAGCTGTTCGATAACGATGCCTCCTCTGCTAGGCCCGAGGGAAGCATGGAGGTTCTCAAGGTTTACTGGTGGAAACACAACAGCCCAAGCGGTCAGTATTCTTCCGCCAAGGTCCACGGAAGCCTGAAGGTTGAAACACTTGCCCATGGCGACGTGGAATACTCGTTGACAGAATTGGCTGGTTTAAAGCCAGAGGTCATTGCTGGCAGCTAG
- a CDS encoding sigma-54-dependent transcriptional regulator: protein MAQILIVDDDPRLRQSFEKLLLGEGHEVVTASTGEEGVALVERGAGGLDLAIVDVRLPGMSGLEAFRAMRGLDPQLPVIVMTAFGTTDTAIEATKAGAFDYILKPFEIPEVLTLIGKALDSRRPAGLKGPTLSDDEGDHATLLVGRSQAMQNLYKSIGRVAATEATVLVRGESGTGKELVARAIFRHSLRAERPYQVINCVAIPETLLESELFGYEKGAFTGATARRVGKIELANRGTIFLDEIGDMPLGIQAKILRLLQEKQIERLGGNRPVDVDVRIIAATNRDLERAMRDGAFREDLYYRLKVVTLWVPPLRERPEDIPLLAQHFLARHAQELDSTTPALEPGALDRLIAYPWPGNIRELSNTLHKTLIFCRGASITAEDVAQALSEGRGRGPVSEEAAARAIEAIRTWVRRELAERPGARAYDTLCERFDSLLVSEALALAGGNRSKAARMLGITRPTLLARIDKYGLKTETLVTE from the coding sequence ATGGCTCAGATCCTGATCGTGGACGATGACCCGCGCCTTCGGCAGAGCTTCGAGAAGCTCCTGCTGGGCGAGGGCCACGAGGTGGTCACGGCCTCCACTGGCGAGGAGGGCGTGGCCCTCGTCGAACGCGGCGCCGGCGGCCTGGACCTGGCCATCGTGGACGTGCGCCTGCCGGGCATGAGCGGCCTGGAGGCCTTTCGCGCCATGCGCGGCCTGGACCCGCAATTGCCGGTCATCGTCATGACCGCCTTCGGCACCACGGACACGGCCATCGAGGCCACCAAGGCCGGGGCCTTCGACTATATCCTCAAGCCGTTCGAGATTCCCGAGGTGCTGACGCTCATCGGCAAGGCCCTGGATTCCCGTCGGCCGGCCGGGCTCAAGGGCCCAACGCTGAGCGACGACGAAGGCGACCATGCGACGCTGCTCGTGGGCCGCAGCCAGGCCATGCAGAACTTGTACAAGTCCATAGGCCGCGTGGCCGCCACCGAGGCCACGGTGCTCGTGCGCGGAGAGTCGGGCACCGGCAAGGAGCTGGTGGCCAGGGCCATATTCCGCCACAGCCTGCGCGCCGAGCGGCCGTATCAGGTCATCAACTGCGTGGCCATCCCCGAGACGCTGCTGGAAAGCGAGCTGTTCGGCTACGAGAAGGGCGCCTTTACCGGGGCCACGGCCCGCCGGGTGGGTAAGATCGAACTTGCCAATCGCGGCACCATCTTTCTCGACGAAATCGGCGACATGCCCTTGGGCATCCAGGCCAAGATCCTGCGCCTGTTGCAGGAGAAACAGATCGAGCGGCTGGGCGGCAACCGGCCCGTGGACGTGGATGTGCGCATCATCGCAGCCACTAACCGCGATTTGGAGCGGGCCATGCGGGACGGCGCCTTTCGCGAGGACCTCTACTACCGGCTCAAGGTTGTCACACTCTGGGTGCCGCCCCTGCGCGAGCGGCCCGAGGACATTCCGTTGCTGGCCCAACATTTCCTGGCCCGCCACGCCCAGGAGCTGGACTCGACGACCCCGGCCCTGGAGCCGGGGGCCCTGGACCGGCTGATTGCCTATCCCTGGCCGGGCAACATCCGCGAGCTGTCCAACACGTTGCACAAGACGCTCATCTTCTGTCGCGGGGCGAGCATCACGGCAGAGGACGTGGCCCAGGCCCTGAGCGAAGGGCGCGGCCGTGGCCCTGTCAGCGAAGAAGCCGCAGCACGGGCGATCGAGGCCATCCGCACCTGGGTGCGCCGCGAATTGGCCGAGCGTCCGGGCGCGCGGGCCTATGATACCCTGTGCGAACGGTTCGACAGCCTGCTCGTGTCCGAGGCCCTGGCGTTGGCAGGCGGCAACCGCAGCAAGGCCGCGCGCATGCTGGGCATCACCAGGCCCACGCTGCTTGCGCGCATCGACAAGTACGGCTTGAAAACCGAAACACTGGTCACGGAGTGA
- a CDS encoding CRISPR-associated helicase/endonuclease Cas3, whose product MKTIFLARPRKDGCEQTVAEHLHQTADVAARHCEAVGLSSIGRLVGLVHDAGKYRRQFQEYINPESGLNRDEGGHSTAGAQLLWNRLAGKTQFSQLLAEMACLCIASHHAGLMDVLSSSGEGVLEKRLKRDPKETGLEEARRHLMAELGSDIEPLIQSGCCERELAMLCAAIGDTEPTETLHSFHLGLVTRFVFSALLDADRLSAASRLPSPPPDWPTLRKRLEQHVAKFKTKNQVDALRAEISTACLEQGGRARGVFTLSIPTGGAKTLSSLRFALKHAETHGLERIIVVLPYTSIIEQNARVAREVFEEPIKAPVGTIVLEHHSNLAPDKDTDEARILAENWDAPIVFTTMVQALEAPFGWGARATRRMCSMARSVLIFDEIQMLPVKTVHLFNNAANFLVERCGSSIVLCTATQPILHKVSKEKGAVRLAIYPELAPRPPTDLHQEFNSFRKVAMRDMRRTGGWSREAIGGLLSEQVKQKGDALLVVNTKANARTLFEMCRKQPFTTFHLSTSMCPQHRSDILEAIKDIQKARQPLAVISTQLIEAGVDISFGAVIRFLAGLDSMIQAAGRCNRHGERGFGELFILNPAEESLRNLPDIKMGKEDSERVLNEFRDNPVIFDNDLLSPKAMERYFFYHFSKRAKEMSYPVAADSYGHADTLLEALSDNGEAVNAYRRMHGSENPKLLLKQSFASAAKEFAVIDAATDPVLVPYKEGRELINDLSSCHDPEKTRALLKAAQRYSVNLFRHEFHRLENAIFETNPGSGVYCIQSGYDPDFGLTGEHGAALFA is encoded by the coding sequence ATGAAAACTATCTTTCTTGCTCGTCCACGAAAAGACGGCTGTGAACAAACCGTCGCCGAGCATCTTCATCAGACAGCCGATGTCGCCGCCAGACATTGCGAAGCTGTGGGGCTATCATCAATAGGGAGACTCGTTGGTCTTGTGCATGATGCCGGTAAGTATCGACGACAGTTCCAAGAGTATATCAATCCGGAAAGCGGCCTTAACCGGGACGAGGGAGGGCACTCGACTGCTGGTGCGCAATTACTCTGGAACAGGCTTGCAGGAAAAACTCAGTTTTCTCAACTTTTGGCCGAAATGGCCTGCTTGTGCATCGCCTCGCATCATGCCGGGCTCATGGATGTTTTGTCATCCAGTGGTGAGGGTGTCTTGGAAAAGCGTCTAAAACGAGACCCCAAAGAGACCGGCCTGGAGGAGGCTAGGCGGCATCTCATGGCAGAATTGGGATCAGACATCGAACCGCTTATCCAGTCGGGCTGCTGCGAACGGGAATTGGCGATGCTTTGTGCGGCAATCGGAGACACTGAGCCGACCGAAACCTTGCATTCGTTTCATCTTGGCCTAGTAACCCGATTTGTTTTCAGCGCACTGCTGGACGCAGACCGCCTGAGCGCCGCCAGTCGTCTTCCGTCGCCGCCGCCGGACTGGCCGACGTTGCGTAAACGTCTTGAGCAGCATGTCGCCAAATTCAAAACGAAGAACCAAGTGGATGCCCTTCGCGCGGAGATTTCGACTGCCTGTCTGGAGCAGGGCGGCCGGGCACGCGGCGTCTTTACCCTCTCCATCCCCACCGGCGGAGCAAAGACGCTCTCCAGTCTGCGTTTCGCTCTCAAGCACGCAGAAACGCATGGTCTTGAGCGGATAATTGTAGTTCTGCCGTACACTTCAATTATCGAGCAAAATGCAAGGGTCGCCAGGGAGGTCTTCGAGGAGCCAATCAAAGCGCCGGTCGGAACCATCGTCTTGGAGCACCATTCCAACCTCGCCCCGGACAAGGATACGGACGAAGCCCGCATTCTCGCCGAAAACTGGGATGCACCAATCGTTTTCACCACCATGGTACAAGCGCTGGAGGCTCCCTTCGGCTGGGGAGCACGGGCGACCCGGCGCATGTGCTCCATGGCCCGTAGCGTGCTCATCTTCGATGAAATTCAGATGCTACCTGTAAAGACAGTCCACCTTTTCAACAATGCGGCAAATTTTTTGGTCGAGCGGTGCGGATCGAGCATAGTGCTGTGTACTGCGACTCAGCCGATTTTGCACAAGGTGAGCAAAGAAAAAGGCGCGGTCAGGCTCGCTATTTATCCTGAATTGGCGCCGAGGCCACCCACAGATTTGCATCAGGAGTTCAACTCTTTCCGCAAGGTGGCTATGCGCGACATGCGGAGAACCGGTGGCTGGTCGCGAGAAGCAATCGGGGGCCTGCTTTCTGAGCAAGTGAAGCAGAAAGGCGATGCGCTCCTCGTTGTCAATACCAAGGCGAATGCCAGGACGCTCTTCGAAATGTGCAGGAAGCAGCCATTCACAACCTTTCACTTGAGCACGAGCATGTGTCCTCAGCATCGAAGCGACATACTCGAAGCGATCAAGGACATTCAAAAAGCAAGGCAGCCTCTGGCGGTAATCAGTACCCAACTCATCGAGGCGGGAGTTGACATCAGTTTCGGTGCGGTCATTCGATTTTTGGCGGGCCTGGATTCCATGATTCAGGCGGCCGGCCGTTGCAATCGGCACGGAGAACGGGGATTCGGTGAACTTTTCATCCTCAATCCGGCGGAAGAGAGCTTGAGGAATTTGCCAGATATAAAAATGGGCAAAGAAGACTCCGAACGCGTGCTCAATGAGTTTCGAGATAATCCCGTTATCTTTGACAATGACCTGCTTTCCCCCAAGGCCATGGAACGTTACTTCTTCTATCATTTTTCAAAACGAGCCAAAGAGATGAGCTATCCCGTCGCTGCCGACAGTTATGGTCATGCAGACACCTTACTTGAAGCATTGTCGGACAACGGGGAAGCCGTGAACGCATACCGTCGCATGCACGGTAGCGAAAACCCCAAGTTGCTGCTCAAGCAGTCCTTCGCGAGCGCGGCAAAGGAGTTTGCGGTCATCGACGCGGCAACGGACCCCGTCCTGGTTCCTTACAAAGAGGGACGTGAGCTCATTAACGACCTGAGCAGCTGCCATGACCCGGAAAAAACTAGGGCACTGCTCAAGGCAGCCCAGCGTTATTCGGTCAACCTTTTCAGACACGAGTTCCATCGATTGGAGAACGCTATCTTTGAAACAAATCCTGGAAGCGGCGTTTACTGCATCCAAAGCGGCTATGATCCCGACTTTGGTCTGACTGGTGAGCACGGGGCGGCTCTATTCGCATAA